One Primulina huaijiensis isolate GDHJ02 chromosome 8, ASM1229523v2, whole genome shotgun sequence genomic region harbors:
- the LOC140981998 gene encoding uncharacterized protein — translation MAMSATSRMNTFGVAHNKIRIAEANKGGGGGGRGRRDLLLLSTALVSQSQTDLLNKYLKKSQENKAKNDKERLDSYYKRNYRDYFSLLEGELRQKKDLSESEKGILEWLDANK, via the exons ATGGCTATGTCTGCAACTTCAAGAATGAATACCTTCGGTGTAGCCCACAACAAAATCAGAATAGCAGAAGCCAACAAGGGAGGCGGAGGAGGAGGAAGAGGAAGGAGAGACCTACTTCTGCTTTCAACTGCTCTAGTTTCTCAGTCACAGACTGACCTCCTTAATA AATATCTAAAGAAATCGCAAGAAAACAAGGCGAAAAATGACAAGGAG AGATTGGATAGCTATTACAAGCGCAACTACAGAGATTACTTCAGCTTGTTAGAAGGCGAACTTAGGCAAAAGAAAGACCTGTCTGAATCAGAAAAGGGCATTCTTGAATGGCTTGACGCCAATAAATGA
- the LOC140981997 gene encoding uncharacterized protein isoform X2 — translation MANSISTFSFNDPLYLHLSDAPGTSLVADPLIGAENYSVWSRAMKIALHAKNKLGFINGTYSKPAPNSPTLYQWERCNAVVLSWIFSSVSKEIFCGLVYASETSSVWADLKERFDKICGSRIYTIHRDIVRLSQGSVIISVYFSNLKQLWDELASLIASPSCDCPNSRTYVEHEQQQRLIQFLMGLNDSYSSDRSQILLMQQLPSVSHAYSLVCPEEAHRNLLVFQPIADAPTTAFYSSSSKYSETIKCDHCSVLGHTKNNCFRLIGYPPGHKLHRKFLQNKSFKPPSRNPRTVAHTLISDAPTTPVTSQSTPPSSAHFTPTQYAQILSLIENSTINSPPLVNLSGMATSLMSFSATNELILDSGANAYISGTSTGLQNPQPCLFSAGSVNLPNGNLDWEDNGDW, via the exons ATGGCGAATTCAATCTCCACCTTCAGCTTCAACGATCCATTATATTTGCATCTATCTGATGCTCCTGGTACGTCTCTTGTTGCTGATCCATTGATTGGAGCTGAAAATTACAGTGTTTGGAGCAGAGCAATGAAAATTGCACTTCATGCGAAAAATAAACTTGGATTCATTAATGGCACATATAGTAAACCTGCTCCGAATTCTCCTACGTTATATCAGTGGGAACGATGTAATGCAGTGGTATTGTCTTGGATATTTTCTTCGGTTTCTAAAGAAATTTTCTGTGGACTTGTTTACGCAAGTGAAACATCAAGTGTTTGGGCAGATCTTAAGGAacgatttgataaaatttgtgGTTCTCGAATCTATACAATTCATCGAGACATTGTTCGATTATCCCAGGGATCGGTCATTATTTCAGTATATTTCTCGAATCTCAAGCAGCTGTGGGATGAGCTAGCTTCGTTAATCGCTTCTCCGTCTTGTGATTGTCCCAATTCCAGAACATATGTTGAACATGAGCAACAACAGCGCTTAATTCAATTTCTCATGGGTCTAAATGATAGTTATAGTTCAGATAGAAGTCAAATCCTCTTGATGCAACAACTTCCGTCGGTTAGCCATGCATACTCACTTGTCTGTCCAGAAGAGGCACATCGAAATCTGTTGGTCTTCCAACCCATTGCAGACGCACCCACAACAGCATTCTATTCTTCATCCTCCAAGTATTCAGAGACTATCAAGTGTGATCACTGCTCTGTACTAGGACATACAAAAAACAATTGTTTTCGCTTGATTGGTTATCCTCCGGGGCATAAGCTACACAGAAAGTTTCTTCAAAACAAGAGTTTTAAGCCTCCTTCAAGGAATCCACGAACAGTTGCTCACACCTTGATCAGTGATGCACCAACAACTCCTGTTACTTCACAGTCTACTCCACCATCTTCCGCACATTTTACTCCAACTCAATATGCACAAATTCTGAGCCTCATTGAGAATTCAACTATAAACTCTCCACCATTAGTAAACTTATCAGGTATGGCTACCAGTTTAATGTCTTTTTCGGCCACTAACGAATTGATATTGGACAGTGGTGCAAATGCTTATATTTCAGGTACCTCTACTGGACTTCAAAATCCTCAACCATGCCTTTTTTCAGCTGGATCAGTTAATCTACCAAATG GAAATCTTGACTGGGAAGATAATGGGGATTGGTAG
- the LOC140981997 gene encoding uncharacterized protein isoform X3: protein MANSISTFSFNDPLYLHLSDAPGTSLVADPLIGAENYSVWSRAMKIALHAKNKLGFINGTYSKPAPNSPTLYQWERCNAVVLSWIFSSVSKEIFCGLVYASETSSVWADLKERFDKICGSRIYTIHRDIVRLSQGSVIISVYFSNLKQLWDELASLIASPSCDCPNSRTYVEHEQQQRLIQFLMGLNDSYSSDRSQILLMQQLPSVSHAYSLVCPEEAHRNLLVFQPIADAPTTAFYSSSSKYSETIKCDHCSVLGHTKNNCFRLIGYPPGHKLHRKFLQNKSFKPPSRNPRTVAHTLISDAPTTPVTSQSTPPSSAHFTPTQYAQILSLIENSTINSPPLVNLSGTSTGLQNPQPCLFSAGSVNLPNGNLDWEDNGDW, encoded by the exons ATGGCGAATTCAATCTCCACCTTCAGCTTCAACGATCCATTATATTTGCATCTATCTGATGCTCCTGGTACGTCTCTTGTTGCTGATCCATTGATTGGAGCTGAAAATTACAGTGTTTGGAGCAGAGCAATGAAAATTGCACTTCATGCGAAAAATAAACTTGGATTCATTAATGGCACATATAGTAAACCTGCTCCGAATTCTCCTACGTTATATCAGTGGGAACGATGTAATGCAGTGGTATTGTCTTGGATATTTTCTTCGGTTTCTAAAGAAATTTTCTGTGGACTTGTTTACGCAAGTGAAACATCAAGTGTTTGGGCAGATCTTAAGGAacgatttgataaaatttgtgGTTCTCGAATCTATACAATTCATCGAGACATTGTTCGATTATCCCAGGGATCGGTCATTATTTCAGTATATTTCTCGAATCTCAAGCAGCTGTGGGATGAGCTAGCTTCGTTAATCGCTTCTCCGTCTTGTGATTGTCCCAATTCCAGAACATATGTTGAACATGAGCAACAACAGCGCTTAATTCAATTTCTCATGGGTCTAAATGATAGTTATAGTTCAGATAGAAGTCAAATCCTCTTGATGCAACAACTTCCGTCGGTTAGCCATGCATACTCACTTGTCTGTCCAGAAGAGGCACATCGAAATCTGTTGGTCTTCCAACCCATTGCAGACGCACCCACAACAGCATTCTATTCTTCATCCTCCAAGTATTCAGAGACTATCAAGTGTGATCACTGCTCTGTACTAGGACATACAAAAAACAATTGTTTTCGCTTGATTGGTTATCCTCCGGGGCATAAGCTACACAGAAAGTTTCTTCAAAACAAGAGTTTTAAGCCTCCTTCAAGGAATCCACGAACAGTTGCTCACACCTTGATCAGTGATGCACCAACAACTCCTGTTACTTCACAGTCTACTCCACCATCTTCCGCACATTTTACTCCAACTCAATATGCACAAATTCTGAGCCTCATTGAGAATTCAACTATAAACTCTCCACCATTAGTAAACTTATCAG GTACCTCTACTGGACTTCAAAATCCTCAACCATGCCTTTTTTCAGCTGGATCAGTTAATCTACCAAATG GAAATCTTGACTGGGAAGATAATGGGGATTGGTAG
- the LOC140981997 gene encoding uncharacterized protein isoform X1, whose translation MANSISTFSFNDPLYLHLSDAPGTSLVADPLIGAENYSVWSRAMKIALHAKNKLGFINGTYSKPAPNSPTLYQWERCNAVVLSWIFSSVSKEIFCGLVYASETSSVWADLKERFDKICGSRIYTIHRDIVRLSQGSVIISVYFSNLKQLWDELASLIASPSCDCPNSRTYVEHEQQQRLIQFLMGLNDSYSSDRSQILLMQQLPSVSHAYSLVCPEEAHRNLLVFQPIADAPTTAFYSSSSKYSETIKCDHCSVLGHTKNNCFRLIGYPPGHKLHRKFLQNKSFKPPSRNPRTVAHTLISDAPTTPVTSQSTPPSSAHFTPTQYAQILSLIENSTINSPPLVNLSGTSTGLQNPQPCLFSAGSVNLPNGNSIPITSTGSIQLSSSHTLSKVLHVPTLKFNLLFISQFTKDNQ comes from the exons ATGGCGAATTCAATCTCCACCTTCAGCTTCAACGATCCATTATATTTGCATCTATCTGATGCTCCTGGTACGTCTCTTGTTGCTGATCCATTGATTGGAGCTGAAAATTACAGTGTTTGGAGCAGAGCAATGAAAATTGCACTTCATGCGAAAAATAAACTTGGATTCATTAATGGCACATATAGTAAACCTGCTCCGAATTCTCCTACGTTATATCAGTGGGAACGATGTAATGCAGTGGTATTGTCTTGGATATTTTCTTCGGTTTCTAAAGAAATTTTCTGTGGACTTGTTTACGCAAGTGAAACATCAAGTGTTTGGGCAGATCTTAAGGAacgatttgataaaatttgtgGTTCTCGAATCTATACAATTCATCGAGACATTGTTCGATTATCCCAGGGATCGGTCATTATTTCAGTATATTTCTCGAATCTCAAGCAGCTGTGGGATGAGCTAGCTTCGTTAATCGCTTCTCCGTCTTGTGATTGTCCCAATTCCAGAACATATGTTGAACATGAGCAACAACAGCGCTTAATTCAATTTCTCATGGGTCTAAATGATAGTTATAGTTCAGATAGAAGTCAAATCCTCTTGATGCAACAACTTCCGTCGGTTAGCCATGCATACTCACTTGTCTGTCCAGAAGAGGCACATCGAAATCTGTTGGTCTTCCAACCCATTGCAGACGCACCCACAACAGCATTCTATTCTTCATCCTCCAAGTATTCAGAGACTATCAAGTGTGATCACTGCTCTGTACTAGGACATACAAAAAACAATTGTTTTCGCTTGATTGGTTATCCTCCGGGGCATAAGCTACACAGAAAGTTTCTTCAAAACAAGAGTTTTAAGCCTCCTTCAAGGAATCCACGAACAGTTGCTCACACCTTGATCAGTGATGCACCAACAACTCCTGTTACTTCACAGTCTACTCCACCATCTTCCGCACATTTTACTCCAACTCAATATGCACAAATTCTGAGCCTCATTGAGAATTCAACTATAAACTCTCCACCATTAGTAAACTTATCAG GTACCTCTACTGGACTTCAAAATCCTCAACCATGCCTTTTTTCAGCTGGATCAGTTAATCTACCAAATGGTAATTCTATTCCCATTACTTCTACTGGTTCTATTCAGCTATCATCGTCTCACACATTATCAAAAGTGCTCCATGTTCCCACACTCAAATTTAATCTTCTATTCATTTCCCAATTCACCAAAGACAATCAATGA